The Pithys albifrons albifrons isolate INPA30051 chromosome 5, PitAlb_v1, whole genome shotgun sequence genomic interval caggctggagagctcagagctgaaggctgccatGGCTCAGACACCCCGGGATTAGTGTTATCCATGCACTAATATTCCCTCACAGCTGGTGGCTGCACGGAAGACCTTCTGGTGACCAAACCCCTCCCATGAGCTCAGCCCTTTCTAGTCATTTACTTAATCCAGCAGGGCTTGCTTtattcccctccctccccacagcaaGACTTATCTCATTCAGTAGAGTATTTATTCATCAGTTTAATGTTTTTGCTCTAGCCCAGAGAGGAAGTGACCTCTTCCTTCTTGCCCTTTACCACAGCCATTCACTGCCAGAGCCCTGGTGTTCCTCTCCCAGCCAGTGAGAGCCAGGGACACGATGACCTCCTGTGGCAGATTCCTGCAGATTTCCTCTACAGCCACAGGGATTGCAGCCCAGTTTTTGCCATCAATCTTTGTATCAAGATCAAACTACTCCCAAGTTTCCTTACCTCACAAAAGGGGTTTTCAGTGGCCATGTTTTACAGCAAACTCACTTCAACACAGCTGACCTTGCACTGATGGCTTTTCAGATCTTTTAAACCAGTAAATAAGTTCTGGCCGTGGTTCTGAGCTGGTGGCATGAAAACATCCCAGGGAAAAACCTCAACCCAGGGCTGCCTTCCCTCTCAATTATTTAACAGAGCACTTCAGAGCTACAAAAGAGCACATCAATAATCACCAGCACATCCTCCCAGCCTCCTGAAGGCATGGGGAGGTATCAATACTTTAAAGATgaaaagactgaggcaaagagtGATTTATTTACCTGTGGTCACACAGGGAGTCTAAACAGGAGCTGAGAAAAAccacctggcagtgcccacacctGGCTGTGCTGAAACCTCGTGGCAGGAGCACTTGGACACTGGTTTTGATAAGATATAATTAATTATTGCACACACATACAAACTTCCCTGCTCTATGCTGCACAGTTGATGGGGAGTCTCTCCTGggtcatttttctttcacaaagaGATTCCTGGAGCATTTAGTTactgggaagagaagagaatCCTCTCAATACtaatcacattttaaatacaATCCCATTATTATGAAGTCTGCTTAAGTAAATagaaaacagcacaaataaGTAACTGGCACAAAAttatagaaaattaaattctacCTATAAAATTGGTTGCTGTTCTAAGTATTTCTATGGAGAGAACTTCAGGTGCACTACACAGAAAACAACCACAAGGACTAAGAATAAAACGAGGCAATAGGTACTTGCATCACAATTAAAACAGTGCTAATCAGGCATTTAATCTGCATCCTAACTGGAAAAACCCACCCCCCGCTGTTGTTTCCCCATCCTGATGATGAAAACAAGCAAGGATTCCCAGGCAATTCCATGGGAGTCTCTTACCcgagggaagggacagggacacaacAGCCCAAGGCAGAACAACCATCCTCACCCCAACAGCAGACAccagctcagaatattttcTCATCTCCACCAGGCAAAAGCCAACAGAACAATGCTGGGTTGTGGTGGGCTGGGAATGATCTAAGCCAAGGAAATACTGACAGATTCAGaaggctgaggggctgctggagctgaggtTTCAGCAGTCTCAGGCCAGTTCTGGTGCTCTGTCCTACATccaaggagctgcagctccgtgtgctccagcccagccactCCAGAGCCCCCCGAGGCTGAGGGGCcagtggggtgtgtgtgtctggggcTTGGGATTGTCTTTCTCTGCACACCAATTAAAAACATTCGAATAATTGGTCATGACTTCgctccttccaacccaaacttgGCAGGCAGAGATTTTGTAAAGCTTTCTGGAACAGGCTGCAGATAACCTGCCACAGAATTTCTGTGTGCTCTCTGTGATGGCTTTCAAAAGAAGCCTTTATTAGAACTCAGACATGTTTATTTCCTTGCAACGAGCACTGTCATTCCAATTCCTGTCCTTAAATCCACAATTTTGACAGCAGAAACTGTAGGAATAATTGCACTGTTAGTCAAGATAAGTTGTTACTGTTCAGACTCTTGCCaagaatgttttaaaagctTCTACTATGTGTTTCAAGTAAATCTGAGCTGAATCTTCATCCATTCCACTTCACTTCCTTTCTGGAGCAAAGATCTCAAAACCCTTCCTTTTACTGGGCAACCTTCAAGTCCCACAGAAGATTTTCTGCCAAACTGCTGCTCCTTTCCACTAACACACAAATATTATACAACACACTTGTGCTGAGCACCAAGTCACACACAGGATGCATTTTATGTAATCCTGGGTCTCTATCCCATAAGTTCATTTCCcacacatgaaaaaaagattTGAAGGCAGTCACAGTTTCTCTGAAATCTTAAGGGAATTTTTTCCCAAGAATCCATCACCACCAACTCACCCATTGTACCAAAATTACACACCAGAGATCCACAGCATTACTTCTCTTATGAGACAATTGTATTAAGCACTCAAAGTCTTTCCAACCACTTTTATTTTCCAGCCAAGGGGTTAGAGAATGGCAGCACAACTCCAGGCACAGAGGAAGAAATCTCATCCCCAACAAGCAGGCAACAGAGGCACCAAGGTAGACAATAAAGTCCTCACAATAAAATATTCCCTTCAAAAGCCAACTGTGCACTCAGAAATGTTCAAAGCACAAAAAGCAGCTCATAAAACCCAACACTCAAGATGTGCACCCTGAAAAGTGTCTGTCAGTCAATACAAGAAActccacacagctctgcccttctgACTTGAAGCAGGTGAGACAGCACAGGCCACTTCAAACAGTGCAGGATCTGGGAGAAGCCCCCAGAGGGCCCAGGGAactcagggagcagctggaacaAAGGCAGGAAGGCACCTCTGACATCCCAAATGTGATCATGGGATGTTTCTAAACACATCACTCACAGGTGGAGGCCATTTGGAAAACCTTCTTGCTATTGCAGTACCCAGCAAGCAAACACTCCTCCCCAGGAGGAGAGGACttaccaacaacaaaaccagctgttttaataaaagtttaaaaagaaaaggggaaaaaaaccccaaaacatcctAGAGAACAGAGAGCCTCTGAATATCCTAGTTTGCAGTgcataatgaaaacaaataccAAATCTCACTTGACAGCTGCAGAATTTCAGCTCTTTGCATTTAATCAAAGAACTTCATGTACCAAAATCATCAGGTGACATTTTTTTGTaccttaaaatagaaaaattccAGATTATGTTAAAATTCCCTTAGCAGCAAAaatggttttcttctttttcattcctCAGAACAACAAGACATCCATTTCAAATCAATGCCACTTAAAAACACTGAAGAGATCTAAAAAACTACAACCTTGTGATAAATTAAATAGCAACTGGATacaaaattcatttaaaaaatctgtgaaaGACCCCAGAACTCTGATTAAAAACTGGTGCAATATTTGGGAACACTCAGCATCCTTGTCTCTTCAGAATTTGTGTGTGCTACTGAACACAACCCTGAACAGACATACTGATTTATTTAACAATTTCCCTGTTGACAAAGTTTATTTGTTCCCACAATCAGATCACCAGGACTGAGTCCTGCCTCTCCAGAGGCCTCCTATAAAAGCAGAAGCTGCACTTGAGGCTTTGATCACACAGATGTTTGGAAGGGTTTGACTCTGCACTTCCAAGAGGGTTATAAGGTGCTCAAAAATTCTTTGACCTGCAAGAGGAAACAAATATTGTCAATCACACCAAGTGTTTATCGACAGAAATGGACAGCAACTCTACTGACCTCTCTGCTGCTTTACCACAACCTAAAGAAACAGGGAAGGAGAACCTCAGGCTTGGGCCTGCCATTACCTGTCCAAGGACATTTCCAGATGTGGCACCTGCActttggcagctgcagggagagtCACACTGGAATGATGCTGTCCTGTGGTGCTGAAGTGCAGCCCTCAGTCACAGAGCAGTTATTTCAGAAGCAGGTGGAACCCAAACCCAGCAGGACAAAGGCCACCCCAGTGAGCTGTCATTTGAAACCACTGAGTCACacccaggacaccactgggaTTTAATGCCAGTGAACAACCCAGTGCAGCAGGATGTGCCCTGGAATGAGGCTGGCAAAGTGGCAcgggaaagggaggagggagacagaagtgcaaagatttctagtcttaactgtattaattaaaagttattagctgtaagtgcttccagacaatcagagccttatgtccCCCACACTGTCTGTTGACTAAcagacagcccacaggttggaagagTTCTGACCtctaatatgaagccacacttagccagaaaagaactttccccacaacagctcctgaaataacatttattaatacaaatatatggcagttattgtgggttctgctttgctggtgagaaccttcagctgcaagattgtatttaattgataataaaagagcccaaaagaaaccagcacaaaacacattttacaaacacactaaactcaagttacagcacagcaatgtatcccattttcccaacagacagaaaccagcaacaaagaactactaactaaaagcacagccacctaaaacacttatccagACACTCTCAATAACACAGGACAATAAAAtgtcttgcacaccactctctgtagcacaaaacaaaaagaaagagcagagctgctttttatcaacaaaaaaaagaaactacaccttgaaagtgaagcaagttactatagagcaaaacagagctggtcttgtaagaatagcaaaaagcaataaccaatataaagtagcaaagtgtgaagcaagttactgttattagtattatggtagcaaaacacagttagtaaaggaAATgattataaagtaagaatcaaagtgagaaaggaagaaagtaaagttaagaaagtcAAGTTAGAAACAATAGAAAGCACACGGTCTCCTCAtccctacattgttccaagaggagctgcagcagttcccCTCACAGAtttccctcttctctgctggagtttaaactccaaacactttttatacctttttgtTCAtccatgtggtttgtgtggccAAGTCAGTCTATAGGGAGGGTGATGGGGATGCCCTGAGGTGAGGAGGCCCTTGAAGATATCGCAAAGAAGGCCGTGCTGTGTCTTATCACTCCatctttgttaatcttatcagtttgaaagccctTTATCCTCTGCTTGGAGCGTCTCTCCAGgggggctgaggcatctccctcaactcatcaggccttatcagggCCACCACCCTACACAAAGAAATACTAAAGCAATACCTACCAACACCACAGCACTTGGAAAACAATCCTGCAGCTCAGTGCCAGGCTCACAACCCCTGCCTTCCAgtgccaggagcatcccagcaAACAGCCTGAACTGGGAGCATCCTCCTCTCTGTCCCCTCAAACCAGGCAAGGAAGGGAACTGAAGGTCACAGTGTTACTCTTTTGGCAGAGGCTCCTACACAGAGCCCATCTGTAAACGTTTTGTCCAAATTCTTGATGTGAAATGGAAACAGATCTTGGAccacccttcccttcccaggtCAGGCCTTAaggaggtggggaaaaaaaaaagaggtcaAATTCCTTCCTGTAAAGAAGGGGACAAGTAACTGTGCCAAGAGTGTAACTTGAAAGGCATCACCAGCAAGGCACTCTCTACTTtacagagcagcaccagcaacCCCACATGGAGAACCTTGTCTGGATTTACACAGCAGGCAGTTCTGGGATGAGTGTTGTGCCAGAGGCAAGAAGGAAGCACAAAGGGGTCTGGGttcctgtgggacagcagctcAGACTAAAACCCAAAGCACAGCCTCATCAAGTGTAGCAGGTCTGGGCCCCCCCTTAGGAAAGGCCAAAAAAGGGGCCACCACAGGGCTTGGGCTGTTCCCAGATAACCTGACAGCAACCCTGGAATCAACTCCCAGATCTCTGTTTGGTTCCCCAAGCCTTGTCTCATCTCGTGCAGGTGGGATGCACGTGCCCTCCACAgctgccatgtccagtcatcCCATCCATTAACCAGCCCAGCCACAAAGACTGGTTTTAATGAGGTGAACAGTTCCACTTGTGGGTGGATCAACAGAGATCAAAGGACCAAACTGCTTTTCTCATGAGGTAACAGTTCATttccacagagcagaaaaacGTGCCCTGCTGAGGTCTGGAAGTCATTGCAACCACCCAGATAAAAGTCAAGTTGTCCTCACTTCAATCCCATGGGGATTTAAATACCAAACACCTGAACAGTTAAATGTGGAAGGTTTGGTCTAGATTTAAGACTGTTCCTTACCTGCATGTAACTTAAACATTTTAGATGGATTATTAGACAGCAAAGTGTCATTTTAGAACAACTTAAACCATCACTTTGTTGCACTGGTGATATTTTACCTTCTCAATCATGTGGTCATATCTGTCCTTTTTGCCTCTCAAGTCTTCATTAACATCTAGAGTCAAAATTGGGATTTCCTGTAGATAGTCAAAGTCTGTTCTGTGTTGGGAGAGGAACAAAGCAAACATGAGTAGCTGCAAATAAAGAGGGCACCATCTCAATCCCTGCCAGCACTTCCTTTGCTGAGACATGCACAAAAGAACTGCAACCATAAGTTACAGCCAGGAATTCTGAACTCACAGCATGGCCCCTGGGATATATTAGCACTGATAAAAACATTACAGAAATACTCCTGGAGTTTAGTTTTATGCATCATaagaaaagctgggaaaagcatTATGGAAGAGCCTTACAAAGCTTCATCCATCCTGAAGGACCCACTCAACAAACCCTACCTCAGTGTCCTGTGCTGGAGCCAACTTTCGTGTTTGTAGTGAAGCTTCTCCAGATACTCCACAGGGATTTCTTGTTCCTCATCTCTTCCACGCAAGTAAATCCTGTCCAAGCATTTCTAAAGGCAaaagatattaaagaaaaataaatcaattggTGTATTGCACAccaacagcacagaaatatcCCTTTGGCATTTCAAAGTCTCTTTCTGGCTCTTAGGAACTGTTTACCAATGTAGTAAATCATTTGTTACCATCCCAAGCACATCCAAAGCACCAACAACAAGTCAAACCATTTAAGTGTCACACTCTGTAATTTAAATCTATGTTCTTTTctcaaacagaaaagaaaagccctCGGAGTTGCTCCAGTGTGTTACATTCTGCAGTTGTTTACAACCACAACAAAACTGGAAGCAAGGAAATAGGAAAGTGATCTGGAAGTTAATTAGAGCTCTTCTAAACtcacattttctgttgtttgtgcAGGTTTCATACTCAACAGAGAGATTCATTGTGCTGTTCTCTCCCTCTAAACAGATGTGAGATGCCCAGTGATCAAAGCATGGCCATAAGGCCTCACACACAGGAGGTGATTCCACCTGGCTCAGCTCCATCACCCCAGGTGTTGGGGCTTCAGACTCCACCCCCAAACCAGCTGTGACATTGCTATAAATTGTTGTCTTTTCCCTGTACAACAGCTAATCCTACAGCTATTTTGTACTTTCCTCAGGTTGCTTGGTGTCCTGGGTTTAAATTCCAGAGGGATTTTCTTGTTTGCTGTTGCCATGTattcttttctttgtaattAGAAATTATCATGAAGGTTGACTTTAAAATACACACTCGGTGCTTGaaagaactatttttttaaagtatttccaGAGTGTCTTAGTCCCAGCTCAAGTATTACAGTGTTCAGGGGGCCCttgcagcctgagctgggctctAATCTTGAGGGGCAGGGCCCAGAACATGGACACTTGTTCTCTGTGCAGTCACACATTTGCATCCCTCACCTCAGGAGTGGCTCTGAGATAAATGATCCCATCCAGTGCCAGCCTTGAACCAAACTGCTTATTTATCCAGTCATGCCAGTCTTGGTAAATAGTCCATTCAGTCTCATTCATGCAATCAGACTCATATAAATTAGCTGCAAAGATGTACCTGTGAACACAAAGCAGGGATGGAAACAAAAACTGGCTTGGGCACAGCAATCTGTGCTTTGCCTGAAGTAACCAGAGAAGGAGCTGAGTAGTAATTCTGaacctgagatcagctcagttggttcaaacttggctgtaacaatgccaaggtcatgggttcaatctcctgtgtgggccactgactgaagagttggactcgatggtccttgtgggtccttccaactcagaatagtctgggatcTGTCTGTGATCTGTGAAGCACCTCTGATGTACACCTGGAGTGGAATTAAACAGCTGGTATcctcctcctggagctgtgtcCACAAGGACCAGGAAGATTTGCAGCTTGGGTGTCCAGGAATGAGCCACAAACCACAACTGGTTTGTACACTGGGTCGTTCATTTACAATGTATTAGAACACTGGGAATTCCTAAGGACTATGGGGTGGGATTCAGGGATCAAATCCCAGCTGCTGAGCCCAGAAATGCAGGATAGGgcatttatttatgtatttcctATTGGCCAGAAACTAAaccacaggaagttccacctcaacatgaggaagaacttctttccacAGAGGGtggcacagactgcccagggagggtgtggagtccctgtccctggaggtgtttaaggaaagaccAGACGTGGCACTCAGGGTGCTGTTGGGGCACAGGTTGTGTTGGAGTTCATACATTTTCAGGCtggcaaaccaaagacaaatcTGCAGGTGCCACCTTCTAAAATAAGAATGGAATTAGTCTcgagaccttgagctggtgcagaagcaagaaagGAAGCCTGCAGAAGAACAGACCTTAAGAACTCTTTTtgtaaagttaaaataagttgcataaGGACTGTTTAGATCAACAATTCTGTGAAATATACATTACTTAATAATTAGCTATACCTGTGTGATGATAGatagtttgcatggtgtgtgtAGGGTCTGGAGTTGCATGTAACTGTGTGGAAATATAGTCCTGTGGAAAGCTCTTCTTGTAGTTAGTATATCCCTGCACAGAAGTGGATAAAAAGCcttaatgtaaacatagttaAGCTCTTCTGCCcttgtttcacagaatcccagactgttctgagctggaaggacccacaaggatcatccagtccaactcttcagtcactgacccacacaggggattgaacccatgaccctggcattgttacaaccaagtttgaaccaactgagctcatctcagggtcaatGTAACTATCCTAGAACAAAGAGGACCATGAAATAAACCACCAGAAAAACCCATAGAACTGGATGcagtcaagtgatttatttaacaaTAGAGGTAGGAGCCTCTGAAAGCCTTATTGAAGGCACACTGTAACTGCATCTGGAGTTCAGGCTTTGTgacaggttggacttgataatctcagaggtcttttccaagctaattgattctgtgactgtCTCCCTCTATGCAGATTTTCCAAacccacacagacacactcctgtgtcacctgctctgggtgcccctgccttggcaggggagCTGGACAGGGTGACccccagaggtcccttccctgcccagttATCCTGTGATTTCCCTTGGgaatcatagaaacacagaatggattgggttggaaaagacctccaagatcatcaagtccaaaccttggtccaactccagtccctttaccagatcatggcactcagtgccacggccaagctcagctgaaaaacctccagggatggggaatccaccccctctctgggcagcccattccaatccctgagcactctctctgcaaacaattttttttcccctggcagagcttgagcccatcgtgcccccttgtcctattgctgagtgcctgggagaagagaccaacccccacctggccaaacttcccttcagggagttccagacagtgctgaggtcacctctgagcctcctcttctccaggctaaacacccccagctccctcagcctctccccacagcacttgtgctccagtcccttctccagactcgttgctcttctctcctcagttgggttggaagagacctctgagatcatcaagtccaacccttgatccaaccccactgtgatcaccagcccagggcacagagtgccctgggctggtgatcacagtggggttggatcaagagatTTTGGATTCTCTggccctggaggtgtttgagaggacactcagtgacacatccagtcccttctccagcctcgttgctcttctctggccccgctccagcccctcaatctcttgcctgaactgaggggcccagaactgaacacaacactcaaggtgtggcctccccaaggcagagtccaggggaagggtcactgccctgggcctgctggccacgctagtttggatccaggacaggatccccttggccttcttggccacctgggcacactgttggctcctgttgagcttcctgtccctcagtccccccaggtccctctgcctggctgctctccagccactctgtgcccagcctggagcgctgcagggggttgttgtggccaaagggcaggacctgcacttggccttgttgaacttcatcccattggaatcagcccatctctcaagtctatccagatccctctgcagagccctcctgccttccagcaggtcagcactccctcccagcttggtgtcatcagcaaatttgctgatgatggactcaatcccctcatctaaatcatcaataaagatgttaaacaggactggacccaacacagacccctggggaacaccactggtgaccagttGGACACAGCctcgttcaccagcactctctgggcccgaccctccagccagctcctgacccagcagagggtccacctgtccaggccatgggctaccagcttttccaggagtatattatgggagacagtgacaaaggccttgctgaagtctaaataaacacatccacagccttcccctcatccaccaggtgggtcacctgatcgtagaaagagatcaggttggtcagacaggacctgcccctcctaaacccctgctggctgggtctaatcccttgtccatcctgaaggtgctgtgtgattgcactcaggatgaactgctccataaccctgccaggcaccgaggtcaggctgacaggcttggagttgccagggtcagccttgcagccctttttgtggattggggtgacattcccCAACTTCCAGTcctctgggacctccccagagagccaggactggtGGAAGATGATGGAGGGAAGCTGAGCCTgttattgggcagttggcagtTTGCCCCTGCCTTGGGTGACCCCCAGAGGTCCCCTCCCcgcccagctgtgctgtgatgCCCCGATTTCCCTCGGGAGGGCCGTGCTGGCCAGCCCCGCCCACCTGTCGCTGTAGACGGAGCGCTCGAAGAAGAAGACGGGGCTCTGCGCGTGCTGCAGTTTGCCCTGCAGGGCGCCGAGCTGGGCGCGGATGCGGCTCAGGCAGGCGTACGTCTGGAAGGTGAAGGCCCACCTCTCTGGCCTCTCATACAGCAGCCTCAGCACGTTGCCCCCGCTCTCCTGGGACGTGGTCAGCTCCTGCAGCCAAGGGGGAAGCGAGCACAGGGCTGTCTAACTCGGGACAAAGGCAGCCGAGGAGTCAGGAGCAACACGTCGCCCTTAAGGTTACACTGATTTAACCAAAACACACTCTGCTTTTGCCAGGTCTAAAGAAAGACCTGCAGTCCCTCAAAAGCCATTTGCAGAGCAGACTTTGGCCACCAGGCTGCCAGTGGAGTCACAGGTGGATAGGAATAAAAACCACCACTATCAGctgttgcagcctctaattcaggCAGGTCCaaaggaccaccttacaggtttcattttcaccttaaaggacatgtttccagcctcagccaACTGGAGTCAGACCACCACACCTGAGGTGGGGTCAcatgaggtcatatatacctgtgtttttgaataaaccagggatttgcttgaacatcacattggtgtgtgcagtctcactaggaCCTGGTTTGCAACAATCAGCCATTCAGCAGTGGCTCACTATTTCCTGGACATTTCAGAGGACACCTTCCAACAGCAGGAACAACTCTCTGCACTCACCTTGTTAGTTCACAGTGGCTGCAAGTAACTCTGCCTGACTTTTTCCCATTCCTTGCTTTGATACAGAAAAGagctttttcttaaaatttacaTCCTGATGTTGAataacatttcacagaatcccagactattctgagttggaaggacccacaaggaccatcaagtccaactcaagtcaatggcccacacaggggattgaacccctgaccttggcattgttacaaccaggtttgaaccaactgagctcatctcagggttcTCCACAATAAATCAAACAAACTGCAAAAGAGGAACTCAAACACTTGTGAGAGGCATCAGCAGAAGTGTTGCTATCAAGTAGTTTCAAAACCACCCAGTCTGTTGGGTATTTTCTGAAATTGGAGCAACATTTGACTgggttttgttctcttttacCTCACAGTCCTCTCCAGAGTTTTGCTGGACATTGCACCATCTAGCTACAGGCTCGGGAACCACTTCCCACTCCTCACTGGCTTGTTTCAGAATATTCACAAAGGTGGATTTCCCTGCAGCTGTAAGAAGACAATTCAGGAAGAATGTCAGTGAGAAATCACTCACACTGGAGTTATTTAACTGCTGCACAAGCCCCCACAAACGA includes:
- the DCK gene encoding deoxycytidine kinase; this encodes MAAPPKRTCPAGRRIRKVAVEGNIAAGKSTFVNILKQASEEWEVVPEPVARWCNVQQNSGEDCEELTTSQESGGNVLRLLYERPERWAFTFQTYACLSRIRAQLGALQGKLQHAQSPVFFFERSVYSDRYIFAANLYESDCMNETEWTIYQDWHDWINKQFGSRLALDGIIYLRATPEKCLDRIYLRGRDEEQEIPVEYLEKLHYKHESWLQHRTLRTDFDYLQEIPILTLDVNEDLRGKKDRYDHMIEKVKEFLSTL